A genomic window from Methylorubrum extorquens includes:
- a CDS encoding septal ring lytic transglycosylase RlpA family protein yields the protein MTHVMPRDLASIGTAADAPTRGAAAVLRPALQLLAVCAVALTTANCANNPAKLAGGASSGSEIDPKYGVKASRRLYNEGDVIPKGGGRRFSGKPYVVAGKTYVPREDARGYVREGLASWYGSAFHGRVTANGEVFDRHSIAAAHPTLPLPSYVRVTNLDNGHSMILRVNDRGPYHANRLMDVSEEAARALEFHRKGTARVRVEYAGKASVAGSDDRKLLATLRTDGRPAAIGRAPVMMADLGPSEPDAAPERLERASRALAFRPAGERDDDAPEIAAPVARPARPAPIVLASAAVAVPAALQPTAARAAPFRPAPVALAAASAKPAPEPRRMMAEAGRSAQPAQGRHKDTTVPAPARLASTPVKGASVPVRTAQAVPMKAAAAKTPVQQFAATSTVKGASKPAGKAAVPEPASRMAAMPPTSKQAIAKLASTAPAPGTKTAAKTASKTAVAQASGPSGTKAKRSQVAAAN from the coding sequence ATGACTCATGTCATGCCACGGGATTTGGCATCGATCGGGACGGCCGCGGACGCTCCGACGCGGGGTGCGGCGGCGGTCCTGCGACCGGCCCTGCAGCTCCTGGCGGTCTGCGCGGTGGCGCTGACGACCGCCAACTGCGCCAACAACCCGGCCAAGCTCGCGGGCGGCGCGTCCTCGGGCAGCGAGATCGATCCGAAATACGGCGTGAAGGCGAGCCGCCGCCTCTACAACGAGGGCGACGTGATCCCGAAGGGGGGCGGACGGCGCTTCTCGGGCAAGCCCTATGTGGTGGCGGGCAAGACCTACGTGCCGCGCGAGGATGCCCGCGGCTACGTGCGCGAGGGTCTCGCCTCCTGGTATGGCAGCGCCTTCCACGGCCGGGTCACGGCCAACGGCGAAGTCTTCGACCGCCACTCCATCGCCGCCGCGCACCCCACGCTGCCGCTGCCGAGCTATGTCCGAGTGACCAACCTCGACAACGGCCACTCGATGATCCTGCGCGTCAACGACCGCGGCCCCTACCATGCCAACCGTCTCATGGACGTGTCCGAAGAGGCGGCCCGCGCGCTCGAATTCCATCGCAAGGGCACGGCGCGGGTGCGCGTCGAGTATGCCGGCAAGGCCTCGGTCGCCGGCAGCGACGACCGCAAGCTTCTCGCGACCCTGCGCACCGACGGCCGCCCCGCCGCGATCGGGCGTGCGCCGGTGATGATGGCCGATCTGGGCCCCTCCGAGCCCGATGCCGCGCCCGAGCGGCTCGAACGCGCCTCCCGCGCACTCGCCTTCCGCCCGGCGGGCGAGCGCGACGACGACGCGCCGGAAATCGCAGCCCCGGTCGCGCGCCCGGCCCGGCCCGCGCCGATCGTGCTCGCCAGCGCGGCGGTGGCCGTCCCGGCAGCCCTGCAGCCGACCGCCGCCCGCGCCGCGCCGTTCCGCCCGGCTCCGGTGGCGCTCGCTGCCGCCTCGGCCAAGCCTGCCCCCGAACCGCGCCGCATGATGGCCGAAGCCGGCCGCTCCGCGCAGCCGGCACAGGGCCGGCACAAGGATACGACCGTTCCAGCCCCGGCGCGCTTGGCCTCCACTCCGGTCAAGGGCGCCTCCGTGCCCGTCCGTACTGCGCAAGCGGTGCCGATGAAGGCGGCGGCCGCCAAAACGCCGGTCCAGCAATTCGCCGCCACCAGCACCGTCAAAGGTGCATCCAAGCCCGCCGGCAAAGCCGCGGTGCCCGAACCCGCCTCGCGTATGGCGGCGATGCCGCCCACCTCGAAGCAGGCGATCGCCAAGCTTGCCAGCACGGCCCCGGCGCCGGGCACCAAGACGGCAGCCAAGACCGCCAGCAAGACGGCCGTGGCCCAGGCGTCCGGCCCGTCCGGCACGAAGGCGAAACGCTCCCAGGTGGCGGCAGCGAACTGA
- a CDS encoding ribbon-helix-helix domain-containing protein, whose protein sequence is MSRPPKLDLASIVASAGPAGGPRKGAARSAAKANAPTGAEVVRLDLAASAPAARAGTLKERAKQMSVYLEPPVYDQLRDLAYAERTKMHALMLEALDLLFKQRGARSIEQVLGENPR, encoded by the coding sequence ATGTCAAGGCCGCCTAAGCTCGACCTCGCCTCGATCGTCGCCTCCGCCGGCCCGGCCGGCGGGCCGCGGAAGGGCGCAGCCCGATCGGCCGCGAAGGCGAACGCCCCGACCGGAGCGGAGGTCGTCCGGCTCGATCTGGCGGCCTCGGCGCCTGCTGCACGGGCCGGCACCCTCAAGGAGCGCGCCAAGCAGATGTCGGTCTATCTGGAGCCCCCGGTCTACGACCAGCTCCGGGATCTGGCCTATGCCGAGCGCACCAAGATGCACGCCCTGATGCTCGAAGCCCTCGACCTGCTGTTCAAGCAGCGCGGCGCCCGCTCCATCGAGCAGGTGCTGGGCGAGAACCCGCGCTGA
- a CDS encoding ParA family protein, with protein MKAITFVTQKGGSGKSTLCISLAVAAQEAGHAVCILEMDRQATITDWLDHRTADGPEVAQIDATQIDLVMERLAESSYDYVFIDTPGIDSNGTLSAIRAADLCIIPCRPTPADLRAFKPTLAAVYRLEKKFAFVLNQTPPRSYRIRDAADGLAVLGILPDVNIVARNDHQDAIGVGQGVTEFNPKGQAAGEVRRLWSWIERRMQATGQRTSKAVTAKDTRKHVKAA; from the coding sequence ATGAAAGCGATCACGTTCGTCACGCAGAAGGGGGGCAGCGGCAAGAGCACCCTGTGCATCTCGCTCGCAGTCGCCGCACAGGAAGCCGGCCACGCAGTCTGCATCCTCGAGATGGACCGGCAGGCCACGATCACCGACTGGCTCGATCACCGCACCGCCGACGGCCCCGAAGTGGCCCAGATCGACGCCACGCAGATCGACCTCGTGATGGAGCGGCTGGCGGAGTCGTCCTACGACTACGTGTTCATCGATACCCCTGGCATCGATTCCAACGGGACGCTCTCGGCGATCCGCGCGGCGGATCTGTGCATCATTCCCTGCCGGCCGACCCCCGCTGACCTGCGCGCCTTCAAGCCGACGCTCGCCGCCGTCTACCGCCTGGAGAAGAAGTTCGCCTTCGTCCTGAACCAGACGCCGCCGCGCTCCTACCGCATCCGCGACGCCGCCGACGGGCTCGCGGTGCTCGGCATCCTGCCCGACGTCAACATCGTGGCGCGCAACGACCATCAGGACGCCATCGGCGTTGGCCAGGGCGTCACCGAGTTCAATCCGAAGGGTCAGGCTGCGGGCGAGGTGCGCCGGCTGTGGAGCTGGATCGAGCGCCGCATGCAGGCGACCGGGCAGCGGACGAGCAAGGCCGTGACGGCCAAGGATACGAGAAAGCATGTCAAGGCCGCCTAA
- the cobF gene encoding precorrin-6A synthase (deacetylating), with product MRHIHVIGIGTGNPEHLTIQGIQALKATDAVFALDKGEAKAGLLGVRRQICDRYIEGRPYRFVEAADPERDRRPADYGVAVEDWHAARAAVYEGLITEHLREDERGAFLVWGDPSLYDSTLRILERVLVRGRVGFTYDVIPGITSVQALAAAHRIPLHRIGEPVRITTGRRLRDGLGDGLGEEPGATVVMLDGDPRFEGLDPALTIHWGAYLGTPDELLVAGRLGDVAEEIRRVRAEARARHGWIMDIYLLLKPAP from the coding sequence GTGCGACACATCCACGTCATCGGCATCGGAACCGGCAACCCGGAGCACCTGACGATTCAGGGCATCCAGGCGCTGAAGGCGACCGATGCGGTCTTCGCCCTCGACAAGGGGGAAGCCAAAGCCGGCCTTCTCGGCGTGCGCCGCCAGATCTGCGACCGCTACATCGAAGGGCGGCCCTACCGCTTCGTCGAGGCCGCCGACCCCGAGCGCGACCGCCGCCCCGCGGATTACGGCGTGGCGGTGGAGGATTGGCACGCGGCCCGCGCGGCGGTCTACGAGGGGCTGATCACCGAGCATCTGCGCGAGGACGAGCGGGGCGCCTTCCTCGTCTGGGGCGACCCGTCCCTCTACGACAGCACGTTGCGCATCCTGGAGCGCGTGCTCGTCCGCGGCCGCGTCGGCTTCACCTACGACGTGATCCCCGGCATCACCAGTGTGCAGGCGCTCGCCGCCGCCCACCGCATCCCGCTCCACCGCATCGGAGAACCGGTGCGGATCACCACCGGCCGGCGGCTTCGCGACGGCTTGGGAGATGGCTTGGGCGAGGAGCCCGGCGCCACCGTTGTGATGCTCGATGGCGACCCGCGCTTCGAGGGGCTCGACCCCGCGCTGACGATCCACTGGGGCGCCTATCTCGGCACGCCGGACGAGTTGCTCGTCGCCGGCCGGCTCGGCGACGTGGCCGAGGAGATCCGACGGGTGCGCGCGGAGGCCCGCGCCCGCCACGGCTGGATCATGGACATCTATCTGCTGCTCAAGCCCGCTCCCTGA
- a CDS encoding invasion associated locus B family protein translates to MFLAKFSMAKPSARPLRVAAILAMAGLGAGLGGTAFAQKKPAAPAPAPAPAQAQPAAPAQQQAQGAGPQLINVKSEPSQADWTKVCGKDQGSGTDVCYTTRDFVSDSGQPVLAVAIYDMKNAATKQEVKVVRFLLPLGLMLAPGMRFDVDGKEVTGGKFAVCFPNGCFAEAGGVSNELMNGFKKGTTLNVRVQNQTQREVVFAVPLTGFGKAFDGPAIDPKVLEEQQKKLQAEMEKRSEDMRKKLEQQGSAGAAPAPAAPAANAAPK, encoded by the coding sequence ATGTTCCTTGCCAAGTTCTCCATGGCCAAGCCTTCCGCGCGCCCGCTGCGCGTGGCCGCGATCCTCGCCATGGCGGGCCTGGGCGCCGGCCTGGGCGGAACCGCCTTCGCGCAGAAGAAGCCGGCCGCTCCCGCCCCGGCCCCGGCCCCCGCGCAGGCCCAGCCGGCCGCGCCGGCCCAGCAGCAGGCCCAGGGCGCCGGCCCGCAGCTCATCAACGTGAAGTCCGAGCCGAGCCAGGCCGACTGGACCAAGGTCTGCGGCAAGGATCAGGGTTCGGGCACCGACGTCTGCTACACCACCCGCGACTTCGTGTCGGATAGCGGCCAGCCGGTGCTCGCCGTCGCGATCTACGACATGAAGAACGCCGCGACGAAGCAGGAGGTGAAGGTCGTCCGCTTCCTGCTGCCGCTCGGCCTGATGCTGGCACCCGGCATGCGCTTCGATGTCGACGGCAAGGAAGTGACCGGAGGCAAGTTCGCGGTCTGCTTCCCCAACGGCTGCTTCGCCGAGGCCGGCGGCGTCTCGAACGAGCTGATGAACGGCTTCAAGAAGGGCACCACGCTCAACGTCCGCGTCCAGAACCAGACCCAGCGCGAGGTGGTGTTCGCGGTGCCGCTCACCGGCTTCGGCAAGGCCTTCGACGGCCCGGCCATCGACCCGAAGGTGCTGGAAGAGCAGCAGAAGAAGCTCCAGGCCGAGATGGAGAAGCGCAGCGAGGACATGCGCAAGAAGCTGGAGCAGCAGGGCTCGGCCGGCGCGGCCCCGGCGCCCGCAGCCCCGGCCGCCAACGCCGCGCCGAAGTAA
- a CDS encoding SDR family NAD(P)-dependent oxidoreductase, which yields MGRFSNKVVLVTGAASGIGEAAARRFGREGASLVLADRNADGLRRVAAEIEAADVHTETADLSKADACRGVIEAAMARFGRLDVLINNAGKDHLGRVDEGDIGDFSTVIETDLYGVFYMTRFALPHLREVRGCIVNVSSVSGLGGDWNHSFYCAAKGAVTNFTRAVALDEAKSGVRVNAVNPSLVYTPFTAGMQDQPELVAQFEERIPMGRGAQPDDISGAIAFLASEDAHFITGVNLPVDGGLSASNGQPALS from the coding sequence ATGGGCCGGTTTTCGAACAAGGTGGTTCTCGTCACGGGGGCCGCCTCCGGAATCGGCGAGGCCGCCGCGCGCCGCTTCGGCCGGGAGGGTGCGAGCCTCGTGCTCGCGGACCGGAACGCGGACGGCCTGCGGCGCGTCGCGGCCGAGATCGAGGCGGCGGACGTGCACACGGAGACCGCCGACCTCTCGAAGGCCGACGCGTGCCGGGGCGTGATCGAGGCGGCGATGGCCCGGTTCGGACGGCTCGACGTACTGATCAACAACGCCGGCAAGGATCATCTCGGCCGGGTGGACGAGGGTGACATCGGCGACTTCTCGACCGTGATCGAGACCGATCTCTACGGCGTCTTCTACATGACGCGCTTCGCCCTGCCGCACCTGCGCGAAGTCCGCGGCTGCATCGTCAACGTCTCGTCGGTCTCAGGCCTGGGGGGTGACTGGAATCACAGCTTCTACTGCGCGGCCAAGGGAGCGGTGACGAACTTCACCCGCGCCGTCGCGCTCGATGAGGCGAAGAGCGGCGTGCGGGTGAACGCGGTCAATCCGAGCCTCGTCTACACGCCCTTCACCGCCGGGATGCAGGACCAGCCCGAGCTCGTGGCCCAGTTCGAGGAACGCATCCCGATGGGACGGGGCGCGCAGCCCGACGACATCTCCGGCGCCATCGCCTTTCTGGCGAGCGAGGACGCGCACTTCATCACGGGGGTGAACCTGCCGGTCGATGGCGGCCTCTCGGCCTCGAACGGCCAGCCGGCTTTGAGCTGA
- a CDS encoding response regulator transcription factor, whose translation MPDTRRDIVLVVDDSPDTLSFLTEAIERSGATVLVAVGGDLALDLVEEITPDIILLDAVMPGMDGFETCRRLKAKGHLAHVPVIFMTGLSETEHIVKGLGAGGTDYVTKPIAPDEILARIRVHLASARAAQSARAALDTAGRTLFAVDAAGAVLWCTPQAAQVLAALGASEPLSLPPSGRDWLAKCLAGAAAPLALTDAQGRIHTLSFIGRTGPEILLRLSGDPAAAGLERLRERLPITGREAEVLLWLSRGKSSRDIGEILGLSPRTVTKHLEGIYAKLGVENRTAASAVAARHLRDLD comes from the coding sequence ATGCCTGACACGCGGCGCGACATCGTCCTCGTCGTCGACGATTCCCCCGATACGCTGAGCTTCCTCACCGAGGCGATCGAGCGCTCCGGCGCCACCGTGCTGGTGGCGGTGGGCGGCGACCTCGCCCTCGATCTCGTCGAGGAGATCACCCCCGACATCATCCTGCTCGACGCGGTGATGCCGGGCATGGACGGTTTCGAAACCTGCCGCCGGCTCAAGGCCAAGGGACATCTCGCCCATGTGCCCGTCATCTTCATGACCGGGCTGTCGGAGACCGAGCACATCGTGAAGGGCCTCGGCGCGGGCGGGACCGACTACGTTACCAAGCCCATCGCCCCCGACGAGATCCTGGCGCGCATCCGCGTCCATCTGGCGAGCGCGCGGGCGGCGCAGAGTGCCCGGGCGGCGCTCGACACTGCCGGGCGCACCCTGTTCGCGGTGGATGCCGCGGGCGCGGTCCTGTGGTGTACACCGCAGGCCGCCCAGGTGCTTGCCGCGCTGGGGGCCAGCGAGCCGCTGAGCCTCCCCCCGAGCGGGCGCGACTGGCTCGCCAAATGCCTTGCCGGCGCCGCCGCGCCCCTTGCACTCACCGATGCGCAGGGGCGCATCCATACCTTGAGCTTCATCGGCCGCACCGGGCCGGAGATCTTGCTTCGCCTCTCCGGCGATCCCGCCGCCGCCGGGCTGGAACGGCTGCGCGAGCGCCTGCCGATCACCGGCCGCGAGGCGGAGGTGCTGCTCTGGCTTTCCCGCGGCAAGTCGAGCCGCGATATCGGCGAGATTTTAGGGTTGAGCCCCCGCACGGTGACGAAGCACTTGGAGGGCATCTACGCCAAGCTCGGCGTCGAAAACCGCACCGCCGCCTCGGCGGTCGCGGCGCGGCATCTGCGCGATCTGGATTGA
- a CDS encoding hybrid sensor histidine kinase/response regulator → MLATGFTNTFAAVLVVGLIIFATAAPITIYAARYGVDIDLLTRGAGFGYLGSTITSLIYAGFTFLFFAIEAAIMALALQLCFGLPLWIGYIVSAGAVIPLVIYGIRLISRFQLWTQPLWIGLNLLPLVCIWLSGPVPFEAFTGYPGLEAAGAGFDLRLFGLASGILLALLAQVGEQVDFLRFMPPPQGKGDWRWWIGVLSAGAGWIVPGMLKILLGAFLTVLALGHGISPERAAEPTQMYAVAFGYVSGSPGVALALTGLFVVISQLKINVTNAYAGSIAWSNFFSRLTHSHPGRVVWLVFNVAIALLLMELGIDKTIESTLPLYACVVSAWVGALAADLAVNKPLGLSPPGIEFKRAHLYAINPVGTGAMVLSLIAGCLVHAGLFGDAIQPFAPMLALATAFAAAPAIALATGGKRYLARDPQTAWDREEITCRVCEHPFEAEDMAQCPAYSGPICSLCCSLDARCGDLCKPHGRLEVQAHDALSRVLPARTAAWIGAPLGRYLALMMTLITVIGLILVIVHAGAAAAHPEHGETLRAALTSLFFILIVILGVVAWLFVLAQESRRVAQEETARQTALYEAEIAAHKVTDAKLQQAKETAEAANLAKSRYVVGISHELRTPLNAVLGYAQLLEGDPSIPEPRRNGIRVIRRSAQHLSGLIDGLLDISRMEAGRLQTHRNEIRLADFLAQIVDMVRLQAEGAGLRFRFTRPEILPAVVATDEKRLRQILLNLLSNAIKFTPEGEVALEMTYRGQVAVFTIRDTGLGIPEADLGRIFEPFERGSMPAARAAPGTGLGLTIAGLLAQVMGGEITVESRVGAGTCFRVRLMLASVNRPVPAAMPPPAAWARPAPTEAGRLVLVADDDPAHRALMREILEPLGFTVAEAPDGPACLALAKAREPALILLDIAMPGMSGWEVARTLRETGFAARIAMMSANVHEISPSRGADAPHDDIIAKPFDMQDLLERITGLLGTARPLPGPAPETRPIMGPERPADAAKDDVARGGVVPPEHVTALLRLGRIGHVRGIEAKLTELETDAAVPPAFIAQMRGLVTAYDMRRYVGVLEGLARDA, encoded by the coding sequence GTGCTCGCCACGGGCTTCACCAACACGTTCGCCGCCGTGCTCGTCGTCGGGCTCATCATCTTCGCCACCGCCGCGCCGATCACGATCTACGCCGCCCGCTACGGCGTCGATATCGACCTCCTCACCCGCGGGGCGGGCTTCGGCTATCTCGGCTCGACGATTACCTCGCTGATCTATGCCGGCTTCACCTTCCTTTTCTTCGCCATCGAAGCGGCGATCATGGCGCTGGCGCTGCAGCTCTGCTTCGGCCTGCCGCTCTGGATCGGCTACATCGTCAGCGCGGGGGCGGTGATCCCGCTGGTGATCTACGGCATCCGCCTCATCAGCCGTTTCCAACTCTGGACGCAGCCGCTCTGGATCGGCCTCAACCTGCTGCCGCTCGTCTGCATCTGGCTCTCGGGGCCGGTGCCGTTCGAAGCCTTCACCGGCTATCCCGGCCTGGAAGCCGCGGGCGCGGGCTTCGACCTGCGCCTGTTCGGGCTCGCTTCCGGCATCCTGCTGGCACTGCTGGCGCAGGTCGGCGAGCAGGTGGACTTCTTGCGGTTCATGCCGCCGCCCCAAGGGAAGGGCGATTGGCGCTGGTGGATCGGGGTGCTCTCGGCGGGTGCGGGCTGGATCGTGCCCGGCATGCTCAAGATCCTGCTCGGCGCCTTCCTGACGGTGCTGGCGCTGGGCCACGGCATCTCGCCGGAGCGCGCCGCCGAGCCGACGCAGATGTACGCCGTCGCCTTCGGCTACGTCTCGGGTTCGCCCGGCGTCGCGCTGGCGCTGACCGGCCTTTTCGTGGTGATCTCGCAGCTCAAGATCAACGTGACCAACGCCTATGCCGGTTCGATCGCGTGGTCGAACTTCTTCTCGCGCCTCACCCACAGCCATCCTGGGCGCGTCGTCTGGCTCGTGTTCAACGTCGCCATCGCGCTCCTGCTGATGGAACTCGGCATCGACAAGACCATCGAGAGCACGCTGCCGCTCTATGCCTGCGTGGTCTCGGCCTGGGTCGGGGCGCTTGCCGCCGATCTCGCGGTCAACAAGCCGCTCGGGCTGTCGCCGCCGGGCATCGAGTTCAAGCGGGCGCATCTCTACGCCATCAACCCCGTCGGCACCGGGGCGATGGTGCTCTCGCTCATCGCCGGCTGCCTCGTCCATGCCGGCCTGTTCGGCGACGCGATTCAGCCCTTCGCGCCGATGCTGGCGCTCGCCACCGCCTTCGCCGCCGCACCCGCCATCGCGCTCGCGACCGGGGGCAAGCGCTACCTCGCCCGCGACCCACAGACCGCCTGGGATCGGGAGGAGATCACCTGCCGGGTCTGCGAGCACCCGTTCGAGGCCGAGGACATGGCACAGTGCCCGGCCTATTCCGGGCCGATCTGCTCGCTGTGCTGCTCGCTCGACGCCCGCTGCGGCGACCTGTGCAAGCCGCACGGGCGGCTGGAGGTGCAGGCCCACGACGCGCTCTCCCGCGTGCTGCCCGCGCGCACCGCCGCCTGGATCGGCGCGCCGCTCGGCCGCTACCTCGCGCTGATGATGACCCTGATCACGGTGATCGGGCTGATCCTCGTCATCGTCCATGCGGGTGCGGCCGCCGCGCATCCGGAGCATGGCGAAACCCTGCGCGCGGCGCTCACCAGCCTGTTCTTCATCCTGATCGTCATTCTCGGCGTGGTCGCGTGGCTGTTCGTGCTGGCCCAGGAGAGCCGCCGCGTCGCGCAGGAAGAGACCGCGCGCCAGACCGCCCTCTACGAGGCCGAGATCGCCGCCCACAAGGTCACCGACGCCAAACTGCAGCAGGCCAAGGAGACGGCGGAGGCCGCCAACCTCGCCAAGAGCCGCTACGTCGTCGGCATCAGCCACGAGTTGCGCACGCCGCTCAACGCCGTTCTCGGCTACGCGCAGTTACTGGAGGGCGACCCCAGCATCCCGGAACCCCGCCGAAACGGCATCCGGGTGATCCGCCGCAGCGCCCAGCATCTTTCCGGACTGATCGACGGCCTGCTCGACATCTCGCGGATGGAGGCCGGCCGGCTCCAAACCCACCGCAACGAGATTCGGCTTGCCGACTTCCTCGCCCAGATCGTCGACATGGTGCGGCTCCAGGCCGAAGGTGCGGGGCTGCGTTTCCGCTTCACCCGGCCCGAAATCCTGCCGGCGGTGGTGGCGACGGACGAGAAGCGCCTGCGACAGATCCTGCTCAATCTCCTCTCCAACGCCATCAAGTTCACGCCCGAGGGCGAGGTCGCCCTGGAGATGACCTATCGCGGGCAGGTCGCCGTCTTCACGATCCGCGACACCGGTCTCGGCATTCCGGAGGCCGATCTCGGCCGGATCTTCGAGCCGTTCGAGCGCGGCTCGATGCCCGCCGCCCGCGCGGCGCCGGGCACCGGGCTCGGGCTGACCATCGCGGGTCTGCTGGCGCAGGTGATGGGCGGCGAGATCACCGTCGAGAGCCGGGTCGGGGCCGGCACCTGCTTCCGGGTGCGGCTGATGCTGGCCTCGGTGAACCGCCCCGTGCCCGCCGCGATGCCGCCCCCCGCCGCCTGGGCACGTCCGGCCCCGACGGAGGCCGGCCGCCTCGTTCTCGTCGCCGACGACGATCCCGCCCACCGTGCGCTGATGCGCGAGATCCTCGAACCTCTCGGCTTCACGGTCGCCGAGGCGCCGGACGGCCCGGCCTGTCTTGCCTTGGCGAAGGCGCGCGAGCCGGCGCTGATCCTGCTCGACATCGCCATGCCGGGCATGAGCGGCTGGGAAGTGGCGCGAACGTTGCGCGAGACCGGCTTTGCCGCCCGGATCGCGATGATGTCGGCCAACGTCCACGAGATCAGTCCGAGCCGCGGAGCGGATGCGCCGCATGACGACATCATCGCCAAGCCGTTCGACATGCAGGACCTTCTGGAGAGGATCACGGGGCTTCTGGGTACCGCCCGCCCACTGCCCGGCCCCGCCCCGGAAACCCGCCCGATCATGGGTCCCGAACGTCCGGCCGACGCCGCGAAGGACGACGTGGCGCGCGGCGGAGTCGTGCCGCCCGAGCACGTCACCGCGCTGCTGCGCCTCGGCCGGATCGGCCATGTGCGCGGCATCGAGGCCAAGCTCACCGAACTGGAGACCGACGCCGCCGTGCCGCCCGCCTTCATCGCGCAGATGCGCGGGCTGGTGACGGCCTACGACATGCGCCGCTACGTCGGCGTTCTGGAGGGGCTGGCCCGCGATGCCTGA
- the urtA gene encoding urea ABC transporter substrate-binding protein: MADDKKGPDSALRRKLLMGLAGLPALAMMPRMAFAAAPTSAVNTTGLAVTDSEVTVGILHSATGTMAISETGSIQAEKLAIAQINEMGGVLGRKIKVIQEDGASDWPTFAEKAKKLLVNDHCAAVMGCWTSASRKAALPVFEQYNGLLYYPTFYEGLEQSKNVIYTGQEATQQILASLDWVAKEKGAKSFFMVGSDYIWPRTSNKIARKHIENVLKGTVAGEEYFPLGHTQFNSVINKIKLKKPDVIFADVVGGSNVAFYKQLKAAGIDLNKQTLLTISVTEDEIDGIGGDNIAGAYSCMKYFQSLKNPNNEKFVAAFKKMWGDKTVIGDVTQAAYLGPFLWKMAVEKAGSFDVDKVAAASADIEFKEAPEGYVKIHPNHHLWSKTRVAKALPSGQFEVVYESPELIEPNPFPKGYQ; the protein is encoded by the coding sequence ATGGCGGACGACAAGAAGGGCCCGGACTCGGCCCTGCGGCGCAAGCTTCTCATGGGTCTCGCGGGGCTTCCCGCGCTGGCGATGATGCCGCGGATGGCGTTTGCCGCCGCGCCGACCTCGGCCGTCAACACGACCGGGCTCGCGGTGACCGATAGCGAGGTCACGGTCGGCATCCTGCACTCGGCCACCGGCACCATGGCGATCTCCGAGACCGGCTCGATCCAGGCCGAGAAGCTCGCCATCGCCCAGATCAACGAGATGGGCGGCGTGCTCGGCCGCAAGATCAAGGTGATCCAGGAGGACGGCGCCTCCGATTGGCCGACCTTTGCCGAGAAGGCCAAGAAGCTCCTCGTCAACGATCATTGCGCCGCGGTGATGGGCTGCTGGACCTCGGCCTCGCGCAAGGCCGCGCTGCCGGTCTTCGAGCAGTATAACGGCCTCCTGTACTACCCGACCTTCTACGAGGGTCTGGAGCAGTCCAAGAACGTGATCTATACCGGCCAGGAGGCGACGCAGCAGATCCTCGCCTCGCTCGATTGGGTCGCCAAGGAGAAGGGCGCCAAGTCGTTCTTCATGGTCGGCTCGGACTACATCTGGCCGCGCACCTCGAACAAGATCGCCCGCAAGCACATCGAGAACGTGCTCAAGGGCACGGTTGCCGGCGAGGAGTACTTCCCCCTCGGCCACACGCAGTTCAACTCGGTCATCAACAAGATCAAGCTCAAGAAGCCGGACGTGATCTTCGCCGACGTCGTCGGCGGCTCGAACGTCGCCTTCTACAAGCAGCTCAAGGCGGCGGGCATCGATCTCAACAAGCAGACCCTGCTGACGATCTCGGTCACCGAGGACGAGATCGACGGCATCGGCGGCGACAACATCGCCGGCGCCTATTCCTGCATGAAGTACTTCCAATCGCTGAAGAACCCGAACAACGAGAAGTTCGTCGCCGCCTTCAAGAAGATGTGGGGCGACAAGACCGTCATCGGCGACGTGACCCAGGCCGCCTATCTCGGCCCGTTCCTGTGGAAGATGGCGGTGGAGAAGGCCGGTTCCTTCGATGTCGATAAGGTCGCCGCGGCGTCCGCCGACATCGAGTTCAAGGAAGCGCCGGAAGGCTACGTGAAGATCCACCCGAACCATCACCTCTGGTCGAAGACCCGCGTCGCCAAGGCCCTGCCGAGCGGCCAGTTCGAGGTGGTCTACGAGAGCCCCGAGCTGATCGAGCCGAACCCCTTCCCGAAGGGCTACCAGTAG